The following proteins are encoded in a genomic region of Methylibium petroleiphilum PM1:
- a CDS encoding OmpA family protein gives MRTRIALTPFVPWLFALASCSSPPKPPTVDKSQKRPVNSQMAVELQVCKNDLQNTRLLATESSRVAETTAATLANLAARQQLLAAMQAPAAQQVKANSVFTVRFDFGSARVAIPPDVTAALVEDAKNSPLVLLRGRTDGTTDAPTESRIARERAAAVRDYLVAAGVDPARIRATYQPAGDHVADNASAGGRGLNRRVEIELYRALPVALSATAVAQP, from the coding sequence ATGCGAACCCGCATCGCCCTCACACCCTTCGTGCCCTGGCTCTTCGCGCTGGCCTCGTGCAGTTCCCCGCCGAAGCCGCCGACGGTTGACAAGTCGCAGAAGCGACCGGTGAACTCCCAGATGGCCGTCGAGCTGCAGGTCTGCAAGAACGACCTGCAGAACACCCGCCTGCTGGCCACGGAGTCCAGCCGCGTTGCCGAAACCACCGCCGCCACGCTGGCGAACCTGGCGGCGCGCCAGCAGCTGCTGGCCGCCATGCAGGCGCCGGCCGCCCAGCAGGTCAAGGCCAACAGCGTCTTCACCGTGCGGTTCGACTTCGGCAGCGCGCGCGTCGCCATCCCGCCCGACGTCACGGCCGCACTGGTCGAGGACGCGAAGAACTCTCCGCTGGTCCTGCTGCGCGGGCGCACCGATGGCACCACCGACGCACCGACCGAGAGCCGGATCGCCCGGGAGCGGGCGGCAGCGGTGCGCGACTACCTGGTGGCCGCGGGCGTGGACCCGGCCCGCATCCGCGCCACCTACCAGCCTGCCGGCGACCACGTGGCCGACAACGCCAGCGCCGGAGGCCGCGGCCTGAACCGCCGCGTCGAGAT
- a CDS encoding type IV secretory system conjugative DNA transfer family protein, with translation MSSVAALPFSAWPTGRKVAAGAFAVMGYIALACAAVYLAGVLFLVLNKANPKQAQFASIVHYWGLYADDAQLRKKLQLAIGVSGIGLLILLPAGLVAAARPRRALHGDARFASPAEVDRAGLTGGDGQPGILIGRHRGKFLSLPGQLSVMLSAPTRSGKGVGVVIPNLLNWPDSVVVLDIKGENYDITAGYRAAHGQAVYAFSPFDEDARSQRDADEYSAMLGHFTERATSRGHSRSFSGHGHSTVSRNESEQRRALLLPQEFKELGSERLVVIFENCKPILGEKIRYYRDKAFTSRLRPAPAVPRMNMDLHLARVQERWRYVDDELGPGDGLDYEQLAYDMSRLPALADGEPGQVAEGILDFMVGPRPGGASNGGAIEAVADEDDVLLSEDSTVVIADPSVIERADIT, from the coding sequence ATGAGCAGCGTTGCAGCCCTTCCGTTCTCGGCCTGGCCCACGGGCCGCAAGGTCGCGGCCGGCGCCTTCGCCGTCATGGGCTACATCGCACTGGCCTGCGCGGCGGTCTACCTGGCCGGTGTGCTGTTCTTGGTTCTGAACAAGGCGAACCCCAAGCAGGCGCAGTTCGCCAGCATCGTTCACTACTGGGGCCTCTACGCCGACGATGCCCAGCTCCGCAAGAAGCTGCAACTCGCGATCGGCGTGTCGGGGATCGGCCTGTTGATCCTGCTGCCAGCCGGTCTGGTCGCCGCCGCACGTCCGCGGCGGGCCCTGCATGGCGATGCCCGCTTCGCCAGCCCCGCCGAGGTTGATCGCGCGGGCCTCACGGGCGGCGACGGGCAGCCGGGCATCCTCATCGGCCGCCACCGGGGCAAGTTCCTGTCGCTTCCTGGCCAGCTCTCAGTGATGCTGTCGGCGCCGACCCGCAGCGGCAAGGGCGTGGGCGTCGTGATCCCGAACCTGCTCAACTGGCCCGACTCCGTCGTCGTGCTTGACATCAAGGGCGAGAACTACGACATCACGGCCGGCTACCGCGCCGCACACGGGCAGGCGGTCTACGCCTTCTCGCCGTTTGACGAGGACGCGCGCAGCCAGCGTGACGCCGACGAGTACAGCGCCATGCTCGGCCACTTCACCGAGCGCGCCACCTCGCGCGGGCACAGCCGATCCTTCAGCGGCCACGGGCACAGCACCGTCAGCCGCAACGAGAGCGAGCAGCGCCGCGCGCTGCTGCTGCCGCAGGAGTTCAAGGAGCTGGGCAGCGAGCGCCTGGTGGTGATATTCGAGAACTGCAAGCCGATCCTCGGCGAGAAGATCCGCTACTACCGCGACAAGGCCTTCACCTCGCGCCTGCGGCCGGCACCGGCGGTGCCGCGCATGAACATGGACCTGCACCTGGCCCGCGTGCAGGAGCGCTGGCGCTACGTGGACGACGAGCTGGGCCCGGGCGATGGCTTGGACTACGAGCAACTGGCCTACGACATGAGCCGGCTGCCCGCACTCGCCGATGGCGAGCCCGGCCAGGTCGCCGAAGGCATCCTCGACTTCATGGTCGGCCCTCGGCCGGGCGGAGCCTCGAACGGCGGCGCGATCGAAGCCGTCGCCGACGAAGACGACGTCCTGCTCAGCGAAGACAGCACCGTGGTCATCGCCGATCCGTCCGTCATCGAACGCGCCGACATCACCTAG
- the virB11 gene encoding P-type DNA transfer ATPase VirB11 has protein sequence MNQHACEREDLGEGWCGDATSVVEFLRPLRDQLDAPGVLEVCVNRPGELLVETVRGWQTVPAPEMTQERCLSLATAVATFCDQQVNQERPLLSATLPSGERIQFVIPPAVPRGTVSITVRKPSHLIKRLDDFEREGLFERTATVTRTPNADLLPFERELVELKDAGRYAEFLRLAVRKHQTIVVSGKTGSGKTTFMKGLVEEVPKHERLITIQDTAELTLPNHPNVVHLFYSKDAQGTARVTAKSLLEACLRMKPDRIFLAEVRGDECFYFVRLAASGHPGSITSVHAGSCALAFEQMSLMIRETGAGGGLRMDEIKWLLSVVVDVIVQFDRDEHGRFISEILYEPRRQRLGRWDQQSAAA, from the coding sequence ATGAACCAGCACGCCTGCGAGCGCGAGGATCTCGGCGAAGGCTGGTGCGGTGATGCCACGTCGGTCGTCGAGTTCCTGCGCCCTCTGCGCGACCAACTCGATGCGCCCGGCGTGCTGGAAGTCTGCGTCAACCGGCCCGGCGAACTGCTGGTCGAGACGGTGCGTGGCTGGCAGACCGTACCGGCGCCCGAGATGACGCAGGAGCGCTGCCTGTCGCTCGCCACCGCCGTCGCCACCTTCTGCGACCAGCAGGTCAACCAGGAACGGCCACTGCTGTCGGCCACGCTGCCCAGCGGCGAGCGCATCCAGTTCGTCATCCCACCGGCCGTGCCGCGGGGTACGGTATCGATCACGGTGCGCAAGCCGTCGCACCTGATCAAGCGGCTGGACGATTTCGAGCGCGAGGGCCTGTTCGAGCGCACGGCCACCGTGACGCGCACCCCGAACGCGGACCTGCTGCCCTTCGAGCGCGAACTGGTCGAGCTGAAGGACGCCGGCCGCTATGCCGAGTTCCTGCGGCTGGCCGTCCGCAAGCACCAGACCATCGTCGTCAGCGGCAAGACCGGCTCGGGCAAGACCACCTTCATGAAGGGCCTGGTCGAGGAAGTGCCGAAGCACGAGCGGCTGATCACGATCCAGGACACGGCCGAGCTGACCCTGCCGAACCACCCGAACGTGGTGCACTTGTTCTACAGCAAGGATGCCCAGGGCACGGCCCGCGTGACTGCGAAGTCGCTGCTCGAAGCCTGCCTTCGTATGAAGCCCGACCGCATCTTCCTGGCCGAAGTGCGGGGCGACGAGTGCTTCTACTTCGTGCGTCTCGCGGCCTCGGGCCACCCGGGCAGCATCACTAGCGTGCATGCAGGCAGCTGTGCGCTGGCCTTCGAGCAGATGTCGCTGATGATCCGCGAGACCGGCGCTGGCGGTGGCCTGCGCATGGACGAGATCAAGTGGCTGCTCAGCGTCGTCGTCGACGTGATCGTGCAGTTCGATCGCGACGAGCACGGGCGCTTCATCTCCGAGATCCTCTACGAGCCCCGGCGCCAGCGGCTCGGGCGCTGGGATCAGCAGTCGGCGGCAGCATGA
- the virB10 gene encoding type IV secretion system protein VirB10: protein MTHDPSDPRDRDPDLGAEIEPDGSGISPLPGEPGIPDVAARQRVSMSKKGLLAVALLVGSLVAVAAVTIQRFSASGKKADEAESKLVRDKPTAATAEPRRLEMPPAPTASAAVATAPRIPALTPTADELAEPIGVRRTGSAAPAPGGPKVVPPEDAPVLLVTTRPGALPPQGSSNRRMDAGAPPDEGPTAAEPADANDPLAATSRNLQGYQRQLQGLLDNLTKTAALATGQATGQLPSGSLLGGPPMAGTAPIGAPPAGGGLFGGQLQGSSTPKVAASMLGNRSLTLPKGTAFTCALKTKVISATSGLVGCQVQRNVFSDDGRVLLIERGSHLDGEYRIASVRPGTVRIPVLWTRIRTPLGVTVDIDSPGTGQLGESGIDGYVDNRWGERIGAAMLLSLIDDSVKLVIQNQASDRQADTIVLPSTTANTSKLAEKVLDSTINIPPLIYQNQGGIVGIYVARDVDFSSVYELRPTASAPPREGTQ, encoded by the coding sequence ATGACGCACGACCCGAGCGATCCGCGGGACCGCGATCCAGACCTGGGCGCCGAGATCGAGCCCGACGGCAGTGGCATCTCGCCCCTGCCCGGCGAGCCCGGCATTCCCGATGTCGCTGCCCGGCAGCGCGTTTCGATGTCGAAGAAGGGCCTGCTGGCCGTGGCGCTGCTCGTCGGCTCCCTGGTCGCGGTGGCGGCAGTCACCATCCAGCGCTTCTCGGCCAGCGGCAAGAAGGCCGACGAGGCGGAGTCGAAGCTGGTGCGCGACAAGCCGACCGCAGCCACGGCAGAGCCGCGCAGGCTCGAGATGCCGCCCGCTCCAACAGCCAGCGCAGCGGTGGCCACTGCACCGCGCATCCCGGCCCTGACGCCCACCGCTGACGAGCTGGCCGAACCCATCGGCGTGCGGCGCACCGGATCGGCGGCACCCGCACCGGGTGGCCCGAAGGTGGTCCCGCCGGAGGATGCCCCCGTCTTGCTGGTCACCACCCGGCCGGGGGCACTCCCTCCGCAAGGGTCGTCCAACCGAAGGATGGATGCTGGTGCACCGCCTGACGAGGGCCCGACGGCGGCCGAGCCCGCCGACGCGAACGATCCGCTCGCCGCAACCTCCCGCAACCTGCAGGGCTATCAGCGCCAGCTCCAGGGCCTGCTCGACAACCTCACCAAGACCGCGGCGCTGGCCACGGGCCAGGCCACCGGGCAGCTGCCGTCGGGGTCCCTCCTCGGTGGGCCCCCGATGGCGGGCACCGCACCCATCGGTGCGCCACCCGCAGGGGGTGGCCTGTTCGGGGGCCAGCTTCAGGGGTCCTCCACCCCGAAGGTGGCCGCTTCGATGCTTGGCAACCGCAGCCTGACGCTGCCCAAGGGCACAGCCTTCACCTGCGCGCTGAAGACCAAGGTGATCAGCGCCACCTCGGGCCTCGTCGGCTGCCAAGTCCAGCGCAATGTCTTCAGCGACGACGGCCGCGTGCTGCTGATCGAGCGTGGCTCGCACCTTGACGGTGAGTACCGCATCGCCTCGGTCCGGCCGGGCACGGTCCGCATCCCCGTGCTCTGGACCCGCATCCGCACGCCGCTGGGCGTGACGGTGGACATCGACTCGCCCGGCACCGGACAGCTCGGCGAATCCGGCATCGACGGCTACGTCGACAACCGCTGGGGCGAGCGCATCGGCGCGGCCATGCTGCTGTCGCTGATCGACGACTCGGTGAAGCTGGTCATCCAGAACCAGGCCAGCGACAGGCAGGCCGACACCATCGTGCTGCCGTCCACCACGGCCAACACCAGCAAGCTCGCCGAGAAGGTGCTGGACAGCACGATCAACATCCCGCCGCTGATCTACCAGAACCAGGGCGGCATCGTCGGCATCTACGTCGCCCGCGACGTGGACTTCTCGTCGGTGTATGAACTGCGGCCGACGGCCAGCGCGCCGCCTCGCGAGGGCACGCAATGA
- a CDS encoding TrbG/VirB9 family P-type conjugative transfer protein, whose amino-acid sequence MKSLARLVSLACVAACGSTSVAAESMDPRLREVVYDPRAVVTVPVKRGVVTLVVLDADEAITEVAAGLGGDCTKVDAAWCIAAQPGGRNLFVKAKSSASAANTLAVVTDRRTHSFRFVVLADGDPKPPVYRLVVKAPARVAPPARLALHDTTPLMALPLVPPPPAPHQVVAERLQAKAQVMNTQYSIAEGAGSEDIVPTLVYDDGRFTYLRFPGNREVPAVFHVLGDGSETLVNARMEDDLLVVDRVSRRLMLRAGSAVVGLWNEAFDLDGRPPGDGTTVPGVQRVLKADVSGSNAPSEARKGATP is encoded by the coding sequence ATGAAGTCACTGGCCCGGCTGGTCTCCCTTGCCTGCGTCGCGGCCTGCGGCTCCACGTCGGTCGCTGCAGAGTCTATGGATCCGCGTCTGCGCGAAGTGGTCTACGACCCGCGCGCCGTCGTCACCGTCCCGGTCAAGCGCGGCGTCGTGACGCTGGTCGTGCTCGATGCCGACGAGGCGATCACCGAGGTCGCCGCCGGCCTGGGTGGCGACTGCACGAAGGTCGATGCCGCGTGGTGCATCGCTGCCCAGCCCGGGGGCCGGAACCTGTTCGTCAAGGCCAAGAGCTCGGCCAGCGCCGCGAACACCCTGGCCGTGGTCACCGACCGCCGAACGCACAGCTTCCGCTTCGTCGTGCTGGCCGACGGCGACCCGAAGCCGCCGGTCTACCGGCTCGTCGTCAAGGCCCCCGCACGGGTGGCACCCCCGGCGCGCCTCGCGCTGCACGACACGACACCACTGATGGCGTTGCCTCTCGTGCCGCCACCCCCTGCACCGCACCAGGTCGTCGCAGAGCGCCTGCAGGCCAAGGCGCAGGTGATGAACACCCAGTACTCGATCGCCGAGGGCGCCGGGTCTGAGGACATCGTGCCGACGCTGGTCTATGACGACGGGCGGTTCACCTACCTCCGCTTTCCCGGCAACCGCGAGGTGCCGGCAGTCTTCCATGTCCTGGGCGACGGCAGCGAGACGCTGGTCAACGCCCGCATGGAGGACGACCTGCTGGTGGTCGATCGCGTCAGCCGGCGGCTGATGCTGCGGGCCGGCTCGGCCGTCGTCGGCCTGTGGAACGAAGCCTTCGATCTGGACGGCAGGCCGCCGGGTGACGGCACCACGGTGCCCGGCGTGCAGCGCGTCCTGAAGGCCGACGTCAGTGGAAGCAACGCGCCTTCCGAAGCGCGCAAGGGAGCGACACCATGA
- a CDS encoding virB8 family protein, protein MLERSERRAWWVAIAGLVLGLIGIAAVFVQGPLRRVVEIPIVVDRVTGEATVQQRLSVETIPPMEALDKHNLATFVRAREGYSWMFLQRDFDQVARMAVPAVFADYNRQFEGDGALQKRIGAAEDWRINVVGVRLAASGRPGNQGEATVTYDKVVRLTDRNLPEVTTRHVASVVYQYQPKVLAKERDRLENPFGFVVTAYRSDPEINTAAPGAKP, encoded by the coding sequence ATGCTCGAACGCTCGGAGCGCCGGGCCTGGTGGGTCGCCATTGCCGGCCTGGTGCTGGGCCTGATCGGCATCGCCGCGGTGTTCGTCCAGGGCCCGCTGCGCCGCGTGGTGGAGATCCCCATCGTGGTCGACCGGGTCACTGGCGAGGCCACGGTCCAGCAGCGACTCTCCGTCGAGACCATCCCCCCGATGGAGGCGCTGGACAAGCACAACCTCGCCACCTTCGTGCGGGCACGCGAGGGCTACAGCTGGATGTTCCTTCAGCGCGACTTCGACCAGGTTGCGCGCATGGCGGTGCCGGCGGTCTTCGCCGACTACAACCGTCAGTTCGAGGGCGACGGCGCGCTGCAGAAGCGGATCGGTGCCGCCGAGGACTGGCGCATCAATGTCGTCGGCGTACGCCTAGCTGCGTCCGGCCGCCCCGGCAACCAGGGCGAGGCCACGGTCACCTACGACAAGGTAGTGCGCCTGACGGACCGCAACCTGCCCGAGGTCACCACGCGCCACGTGGCCAGCGTCGTCTACCAGTACCAGCCCAAGGTCCTGGCCAAGGAGCGCGACCGGCTCGAGAACCCGTTCGGCTTCGTCGTAACTGCCTACCGGTCCGATCCCGAGATCAACACCGCGGCACCGGGGGCCAAGCCATGA
- a CDS encoding ACT domain-containing protein: MTAVRELHELCRQMTPSIADGVFVYCTFSDFHLPERLEPICTFREAEGLTAIVGKSQAEAAGVPYTFPCRLITLAVHSSLDAVGFLACITGRLAHAGISCNAVAAFHHDHLFVPEARAAETLEILQHLAAETRAG, encoded by the coding sequence ATGACCGCTGTTCGTGAGCTGCACGAGCTGTGCCGACAGATGACGCCGAGCATCGCCGACGGGGTCTTCGTCTACTGCACGTTCAGTGACTTCCACCTCCCCGAACGGCTCGAACCCATCTGCACCTTCCGCGAGGCCGAAGGACTGACAGCCATCGTCGGAAAGTCGCAGGCTGAGGCGGCCGGGGTGCCCTACACCTTCCCCTGCCGCCTCATCACCCTCGCAGTGCACTCGTCGCTTGATGCGGTCGGCTTCCTCGCCTGCATCACCGGCCGGCTCGCGCATGCCGGCATCTCCTGCAATGCCGTCGCGGCCTTCCACCACGACCACCTCTTCGTCCCCGAGGCTCGTGCCGCGGAGACGCTGGAGATCCTTCAGCACCTGGCCGCCGAGACACGCGCCGGCTGA
- a CDS encoding response regulator codes for MNSERQLPIRVVVVDDHTLFRRGLVTLLAADGRFEVVAEAGDAGEAQGVVERMRPDVLLLDNHLPGVSGVDALPALLSAAPGMRVLMLTMSEDHADIVAALSRGAAGYLLKTAEIDELGDAIVSAISGSASLSAPVALKLAAGAIATAQMAVSATEVHATPPSARDRAVPADPLAQLSARERETLALVAEGCSNKLIARQLGIAEATVKIHVQNLLRKLGLESRVHAAAWYARLGTSKPQ; via the coding sequence ATGAACAGCGAGCGCCAGCTGCCCATCCGCGTGGTGGTCGTGGACGACCACACGCTGTTCCGCCGCGGGCTGGTGACGCTGCTTGCGGCTGACGGCCGCTTCGAGGTAGTGGCTGAGGCGGGTGACGCGGGCGAGGCCCAAGGTGTCGTCGAGCGTATGCGCCCCGATGTGCTGCTGCTGGACAACCACCTGCCCGGCGTATCGGGCGTCGATGCCCTGCCGGCCCTGCTGAGCGCGGCACCTGGCATGCGGGTGCTGATGCTCACCATGAGCGAGGACCACGCCGACATCGTGGCCGCACTGTCGCGCGGCGCCGCCGGCTATCTGCTCAAGACCGCCGAGATCGATGAACTCGGCGATGCCATCGTCTCGGCCATCAGCGGCAGCGCCAGCCTGAGCGCGCCCGTGGCCCTCAAGTTGGCCGCTGGGGCGATCGCCACAGCCCAGATGGCGGTATCCGCCACTGAGGTCCACGCGACGCCACCGTCGGCGCGTGACAGGGCGGTTCCGGCCGACCCACTGGCCCAGCTTTCGGCAAGGGAACGCGAGACCCTGGCTCTGGTGGCCGAAGGCTGCAGCAACAAGCTCATTGCCCGGCAGTTGGGCATTGCCGAGGCCACGGTGAAGATCCACGTGCAGAACCTGCTTCGCAAGCTGGGCTTGGAGTCGCGGGTCCATGCAGCAGCCTGGTATGCCAGACTTGGAACCAGCAAGCCTCAATGA
- a CDS encoding type IV pili methyl-accepting chemotaxis transducer N-terminal domain-containing protein, producing MNAAFLRASRRLQRASLAAKLGALGSLIMVVALGSIAFTVWVTWQLEGGAAAVNEAGRLRMQTWRYAQVASAQDLPQLPALAQQYDATLALLDAGDPARPLFVPRDEDTRAALQAVRSRWQALQRAISEGATPLQAGQLAGDLVIEIDHLVTGIEAHLQRWTSILSALQFTLLALALAAGVALLYAAHLFIFQPLARLQRGLEAVARGDLGARVDVETHDEFGEVADGFNHMAMRLEDLYRGLETKVAEKTEHLRTERERLAALYEASRRVAQAASLDELAQGFVRQFREVARADAALLRWHDAEQGRMLMLAADRVPAAMLEHERCLAPGDCHCGNGAAPGGPRTITIHALTDGDTGDSAGTCRRFGFQRVLTLPVLLQDQTLGEVDLLWRDATRPVLDDDRALLEGLAAQLAGGIESVRAQALQREAAVSEERGFIARELHDSIAQALAFMKIQLQMLRGALRRGDPAATTRVVDELDAGVRESLADVRELLLHFRTRSDGAELAAALRATLQKFQHQTGLPAQLDVRGPVLPLAPDVQVQLLHVVQEALSNVRKHAQARQVWVTLDPRPELSVTVRDDGRGFDLAARNSDDGDDGHVGLRIMRERAAGIGAEVEITSTRGEGTQVRIAVPSRPASVALAA from the coding sequence ATGAACGCCGCCTTCCTGCGCGCGAGCCGTCGCCTGCAGCGCGCCTCGCTGGCGGCCAAGCTGGGGGCCCTGGGCTCGCTGATCATGGTCGTGGCCCTGGGCTCCATCGCCTTCACCGTGTGGGTCACCTGGCAGCTCGAGGGCGGCGCCGCCGCAGTCAACGAGGCCGGCCGCCTGCGCATGCAGACCTGGCGTTATGCCCAGGTGGCGTCCGCGCAGGACCTGCCGCAGCTGCCGGCCCTGGCCCAGCAGTACGACGCCACCCTGGCCCTGCTGGACGCCGGCGACCCGGCCCGCCCCCTCTTTGTGCCGCGAGACGAGGACACCCGCGCAGCCTTGCAGGCCGTGCGCAGCCGCTGGCAGGCGCTGCAGCGCGCCATCTCCGAGGGCGCCACGCCGCTGCAGGCGGGCCAGCTGGCGGGCGACCTGGTGATCGAGATCGACCACCTCGTCACCGGCATCGAGGCGCACCTTCAGCGCTGGACGTCGATCCTGAGCGCCCTGCAGTTCACCCTGCTGGCCCTGGCGCTGGCCGCCGGCGTGGCGCTGCTTTATGCCGCGCACCTGTTCATCTTCCAGCCGCTGGCCCGCCTGCAGCGCGGGCTGGAGGCGGTGGCGCGCGGCGACCTGGGCGCGCGTGTGGACGTCGAGACCCACGACGAGTTCGGCGAGGTGGCCGACGGTTTCAACCACATGGCCATGCGCCTCGAAGACCTGTACCGCGGGCTCGAGACCAAGGTCGCGGAAAAGACCGAACACCTGCGCACCGAGCGCGAGCGCCTGGCGGCCCTGTACGAGGCCAGCCGGCGGGTGGCCCAGGCCGCCAGCCTGGACGAGCTGGCGCAGGGCTTCGTGCGCCAGTTCCGCGAGGTGGCCCGGGCCGACGCCGCGCTGCTGCGCTGGCACGACGCCGAACAGGGGCGCATGCTGATGCTGGCCGCCGACCGCGTGCCTGCGGCCATGCTGGAACACGAACGCTGCCTCGCCCCTGGCGACTGCCACTGCGGCAACGGCGCCGCCCCGGGCGGCCCGCGCACCATCACCATCCACGCCCTGACGGACGGCGACACCGGCGACAGCGCCGGCACCTGCCGCCGCTTCGGCTTCCAGCGCGTGCTAACCTTGCCCGTGCTGCTGCAGGACCAGACCCTGGGCGAGGTCGACCTGCTGTGGCGCGACGCCACGCGCCCCGTGCTCGACGACGACCGCGCGCTGCTCGAGGGCCTGGCCGCCCAGCTGGCGGGCGGCATCGAGAGCGTGCGCGCGCAGGCCCTGCAGCGCGAGGCGGCTGTCTCCGAGGAGCGCGGCTTCATCGCCCGGGAACTGCACGACTCCATCGCCCAGGCGCTGGCCTTCATGAAGATCCAGCTGCAGATGCTGCGCGGCGCCCTGCGCCGCGGCGACCCGGCGGCCACCACGCGGGTGGTCGACGAGCTCGATGCCGGCGTGCGCGAGAGCCTGGCCGACGTGCGCGAGCTGCTGCTGCACTTCCGCACCCGCAGCGACGGCGCCGAGCTGGCGGCGGCCCTGCGCGCCACGCTGCAGAAGTTCCAGCACCAGACCGGCCTGCCCGCGCAGCTGGACGTGCGCGGCCCCGTGCTGCCACTGGCGCCCGACGTGCAGGTGCAGCTGCTGCACGTGGTGCAGGAGGCCCTGTCCAACGTCCGCAAGCATGCCCAGGCGCGGCAGGTGTGGGTGACGCTGGACCCGCGCCCCGAGCTCAGCGTGACCGTGCGCGATGACGGCCGCGGCTTCGACCTGGCGGCCCGCAACAGCGACGATGGCGACGACGGCCACGTGGGCCTGCGCATCATGCGCGAGCGCGCGGCCGGCATCGGGGCCGAGGTCGAGATCACCTCGACACGCGGCGAGGGCACCCAGGTGCGCATCGCGGTGCCCTCGCGCCCGGCCTCCGTGGCCCTGGCGGCCTAG
- a CDS encoding hemerythrin domain-containing protein, with product MTSTATSAMPTPLLHASPAVGFEQPFEMLEACHERVKRSLDLLQRLGAHLDAYGADTQAAAAARDVLRYFDIAGPLHHEDEERHVLPRLRASGHGALAERLQADHTALSAAWQEWRTVLEGVCAGRWDIRAAGRVRAGWREFETRYEAHIAIEEAVAFPSAAHGLPADTLAAMGHEMASRRRSPPQPATTPGTPA from the coding sequence GTGACGAGCACCGCCACGTCCGCCATGCCCACGCCGCTGCTGCACGCCAGCCCTGCCGTCGGCTTCGAGCAGCCCTTCGAGATGCTCGAGGCCTGCCACGAGCGCGTGAAGCGCAGCCTCGACCTGCTGCAGCGCCTCGGCGCCCACCTCGATGCGTACGGCGCCGACACACAGGCCGCCGCCGCGGCACGCGATGTGCTGCGCTACTTCGACATCGCCGGGCCGCTGCACCACGAGGACGAGGAGCGCCACGTCCTGCCGCGCCTGCGCGCCAGCGGCCATGGCGCGCTGGCCGAACGCCTGCAAGCTGACCACACGGCGCTCTCGGCCGCCTGGCAAGAATGGCGCACGGTGCTAGAAGGTGTATGCGCCGGGCGATGGGACATCCGCGCCGCAGGCCGCGTGCGCGCCGGCTGGCGCGAGTTCGAAACCCGCTACGAGGCCCACATCGCGATCGAGGAGGCGGTGGCCTTCCCCAGCGCCGCGCACGGCCTGCCCGCCGACACGCTGGCCGCCATGGGCCACGAGATGGCGAGCCGCCGGCGCAGCCCGCCGCAGCCCGCCACCACGCCGGGCACGCCCGCATGA
- a CDS encoding SirB2 family protein, with translation MEWLSQYPALKSAHMALAGASVGLFTARGLGVQWRAAWPLRAGVRRASVLIDSLLLAAGGALWAMLGLSLAHAPWLLVKLALIVAYIVLGSFALKRARTPRGRGLAFAGALACVLAIVATALTHDVLGPLAPLRAAGWAP, from the coding sequence ATGGAGTGGCTGTCGCAGTACCCTGCCCTCAAGTCGGCGCACATGGCGCTGGCCGGCGCCAGCGTGGGGCTGTTCACCGCGCGGGGCCTGGGCGTGCAGTGGCGGGCCGCGTGGCCCCTGCGGGCCGGCGTTCGCCGCGCCAGCGTGCTGATCGACAGCCTGCTGCTGGCCGCTGGCGGCGCCCTGTGGGCCATGCTCGGCCTGAGCCTGGCCCACGCGCCCTGGCTGCTGGTGAAGCTGGCCCTCATCGTGGCCTACATCGTGCTCGGCTCGTTTGCGCTCAAGCGCGCCCGCACGCCGCGGGGCCGCGGCCTGGCCTTCGCGGGTGCGCTGGCCTGCGTGCTGGCCATCGTGGCCACCGCGCTCACGCACGACGTGCTCGGCCCCCTGGCGCCGCTGCGTGCGGCCGGGTGGGCACCGTGA